From Aquila chrysaetos chrysaetos chromosome 3, bAquChr1.4, whole genome shotgun sequence, the proteins below share one genomic window:
- the LOC115338763 gene encoding translation initiation factor IF-2-like isoform X1 gives MASGAARSQLAPGNRGRSAGSCRPDASALRQGRVGGATAAPGTCRAAEPAASGGGGAGRGGAGQPRCAATAPPRRLRCREGRRPAEGGAAHLPLASMRSRRPARGAAHLRLARRGSKMEAAARRGRVWCVHTGLRWLKRGFPPSPQAPQRVAPRDEAGPASGCAPSPRGATSPHLRALPQRWGGGSGSPPGLGGSQPRC, from the exons ATGGCGAGCGGCGCGGCCCGAAGCCAACTAGCCCCCGGCAACCGCGGCCGCTCCGCCGGCTCCTGCCGCCCCGACGCCTCCGCCCTCAGACAGGGGCGAGTGGGCGGGGCCACGGCGGCTCCTGGCACCTGCCGCGCCGCCGAGCCAGCGGCcagcggcgggggcggggcggggcggggcggggcggggcagcCGCGCTGCGCCGCCACAGCGCCGCCACGGCGCCTGCGCTGCAGGGAGGGGCGCCGGCCGGCGGAGGGCGGGGCCGCGCACCTGCCGCTGGCGAGCATGCGCAGTCGCCGGCCGGCGAGAGGGGCCGCGCACCTGCGGCTTGCTCGGCGGGGTTCCAAGATGGAGGCGGCCGCCCGGCGCgg CCGGGTCTGGTGTGTACACACGGGGCTGCGGTGGCTGAAGCGCGGTTTCCCGCCTTCTCCTCAGGCGCCTCAGCGCGTCGCCCCCCGTGATGAGGCCGGCCCGGCCTCAGGCTGCGCCCCCTCGCCGCGGGGAGCCACCAGCCCGCACCTCCGCGCCCTCCCACAGCGCTGGGGAGGCGGGTCCGGCAGCCCGCCAGGCCTCGGCGGCTCGCAGCCTCGGTGCTAG
- the LOC115338763 gene encoding uncharacterized protein LOC115338763 isoform X2, which yields MASGAARSQLAPGNRGRSAGSCRPDASALRQGRVGGATAAPGTCRAAEPAASGGGGAGRGGAGQPRCAATAPPRRLRCREGRRPAEGGAAHLPLASMRSRRPARGAAHLRLARRGSKMEAAARRGAVWKVSRKLAEGSSFSRNGTCLRKHQGERHLYPTLLHTVWGRITKKTSRKATATAEQVGACNNCVRYSRCGYI from the exons ATGGCGAGCGGCGCGGCCCGAAGCCAACTAGCCCCCGGCAACCGCGGCCGCTCCGCCGGCTCCTGCCGCCCCGACGCCTCCGCCCTCAGACAGGGGCGAGTGGGCGGGGCCACGGCGGCTCCTGGCACCTGCCGCGCCGCCGAGCCAGCGGCcagcggcgggggcggggcggggcggggcggggcggggcagcCGCGCTGCGCCGCCACAGCGCCGCCACGGCGCCTGCGCTGCAGGGAGGGGCGCCGGCCGGCGGAGGGCGGGGCCGCGCACCTGCCGCTGGCGAGCATGCGCAGTCGCCGGCCGGCGAGAGGGGCCGCGCACCTGCGGCTTGCTCGGCGGGGTTCCAAGATGGAGGCGGCCGCCCGGCGCgg GGCTGTCTGGAAGGTGTCTAGAAAGCTAGCAGAAGGGAGCTCATTCTCCAGGAACGGTACCTGCCTGAGGAAGCACCAAGGAG AAAGGCATCTTTATCCTACGCTTTTGCATACTGTTTGGGGTAGAATAACGAAAAAAACATCCAGGAAGGCCACAGCTACAGCAGAACAGGTTGGCGCGTGTAATAATTGTGTCAGATACTCCAGATGTGGATACATCTAG
- the LOC115338763 gene encoding uncharacterized protein LOC115338763 isoform X3 → MASGAARSQLAPGNRGRSAGSCRPDASALRQGRVGGATAAPGTCRAAEPAASGGGGAGRGGAGQPRCAATAPPRRLRCREGRRPAEGGAAHLPLASMRSRRPARGAAHLRLARRGSKMEAAARRGAVWKVSRKLAEGSSFSRNGTCLRKHQGAALKDMSVTYIVTWIL, encoded by the exons ATGGCGAGCGGCGCGGCCCGAAGCCAACTAGCCCCCGGCAACCGCGGCCGCTCCGCCGGCTCCTGCCGCCCCGACGCCTCCGCCCTCAGACAGGGGCGAGTGGGCGGGGCCACGGCGGCTCCTGGCACCTGCCGCGCCGCCGAGCCAGCGGCcagcggcgggggcggggcggggcggggcggggcggggcagcCGCGCTGCGCCGCCACAGCGCCGCCACGGCGCCTGCGCTGCAGGGAGGGGCGCCGGCCGGCGGAGGGCGGGGCCGCGCACCTGCCGCTGGCGAGCATGCGCAGTCGCCGGCCGGCGAGAGGGGCCGCGCACCTGCGGCTTGCTCGGCGGGGTTCCAAGATGGAGGCGGCCGCCCGGCGCgg GGCTGTCTGGAAGGTGTCTAGAAAGCTAGCAGAAGGGAGCTCATTCTCCAGGAACGGTACCTGCCTGAGGAAGCACCAAGGAG